The Streptomyces sp. R28 region TCCTGCGCATGGCCCGGGACGAGCTGCCGGGAACCCCCGTCCACTGCGACATCGTGGTCGCGGACGCCTCCGCGCCCGACCACGCCGAGGAGGTCGAATGATCCGGATAGCGGCCGTCGGGGACATCCACATGGGGCCCGAGAGCAAGGGCCGGCTCCGTCCCTCGTTCGAAACCCTGCCCGACAGCGCCGACGTCCTGCTGCTCGCCGGGGACCTCACCCGCCACGGCACCCCTGAGGAGGCGCGGGTGGTCGCACGCGAGGTCGAGGGCCTGGCGGTCCCGGTGGTCGCGGTCCTGGGCAACCACGATCACCACGCCGACTGCCCCGACGAGGTCGCCGCCGTGCTGCGGGACGCGGGCGTGCGCGTCCTGGAGGGGCAGGCGACCGTGGTGGGCAACGGCGACGCGCGCATCGGCGTGGCCGGCACGAAGGGGTTCGGCGGCGGATTCGTGGGCCGCTGCGCCGGCGAGTTCGGCGAGCCGATCATGAAGGAGTTCGTCAGGTACTCGCGTTGGCGCGCCGAAACCCTGCGGGAGGCCCTGCTGGAGCTGCGGGCGCAGGACTGCGACGTACGCATCGCCCTCACCCACTTCTCCCCGGTCCCGGACACGCTGGCCGGCGAGGCACCCGAGATCTACCCGTTCCTCGGCAGCTATCTGCTGGCCGAGGCGATCGACAGCGCGGGCGCCGACCTCGCGGTCCACGGGCACGCACACCTGGGCACGGAGCACGGCATGACCAGTGGGGGCGTGAAAGTGCGCAACGTCGCACAGCCGGTCATCGGCCGGGCGTTCCACGTCTACCACCTCGCGGGGCCGGAGCCGGCTACGGCCTCGGCCTCGGGCGCCTCGGGCGGCCATGCGGGCTGAGCACGCGCAGTCGCGGTGTGTTCCGGTGTGGGCGAGGCCACGCCGCTCAGGAGGCCACGGGCATGTTCGCGGCCCGGGGCCGCGGGCTACCGTTTGAGGGATTCCCGTTGCTCGCCAGTACCCCAGTACCCCATCCCAGTACCTCGGACGGCCCGGCAGTGCTCGTAGATCTCTCCCCGCTCATCGCGGCGACCACCCAATGGCTCACGCGTTCCTACCCGGCCTGCGGCGGCGCGCTGGCCGCGGCCCTGGGCGAGGTGCAGGCCCGGCAGGCCGTCACCGTCGCGGCATGGCTGCGCTACCCGACACCGACCGATGCCGCGCTGGTCGGGATGGCCGGCCCCGGCGGCTCGGCCGGCCTGGACTGGGTCACCGGCGCGGACACGGCCGCCCACGACGAGGCGGACGACTTCGCTTGGCGCACCTGGGTGGACGAGGTCGTGGCGAGCTGGGCGGCCTGTCTGCTCAGCGACGCCGAACTGGCCCGGCTGGCGGTCGCCGCGCTCGCCGACGGCGGCCACGCGACCGGTGTGCCGGTCGAGTTCCGCCGCCTGGTGTCACCCGACACGCGGGACCGCGAGGCGGCGGCCCTCCTGCGCCACCCCGACCTCCTCGCCCCGGTGGCCGCCCTGCACCGCCCCGCACTCCACGAGCGCCTCGACCCCGGCCGGGCACTCATCGCCTGAGCCGTGAGCGGTGAGCCGTGAGTCCCCTGGGGGTCAGCCCTTCTTGCCGCGCCCCGTCAGCGCGTCGCGCAGCCGGTCGATCAGGCCGACTCCCGGGGCCAGCAGCTTGTTGGCCGGCGGCTTGTCCGGCGCGGACGGGTGCGGACGGGTCGGTGCCAGCTTCTTCGCCTGGCGCACCTTGTCGCCCAGGTCGTCCAGCATGTTCTGGGGGCACGCCGCGCGCAGCTGGGGGAAGAGGTTCTGCTCCTCGTCGGCGATGTGCGAACGGATCTCCGTCATCAGCATCGCGATGAGCCGGTCGAACTCGGGATCAGCGGCGTCGCACGCCTCCAGATCCTTCATAATCTGCTCGGCCCGGGAGTGGTCGTCGGTCTCCTTGTCGGCCAGCGCGTCCCCGTTCGCGAGGTGCTCCCGCACGGCCGGATACAGGTAGGCCTCCTCGGCCACCGAGTGCCGGACCAGCTCGATCGTGGCCTGGTCTGCGTACAGCTTGCGGTCCTTGGCTCCGGACGGAAGCGCCTCGATCCGACCGAAGAACTCCTCGACCTCGCGGTGATCGGTCACCAGCTCGTCGATGACGTCCCCACCATGACCCATGTCGTCCACCTCCAGCATCGAACGGGGGCCCGGACGGCCCGCCGCGGCTCCGAGTGCCCGCGGGCGCCGGGCTCACACGGGAGACCTCGACGCCGGTGACCGGGCCGCTACGCGCGCTGAGCTCGCGTCAGGCACGTCGCCCCGGGCGCTCGCTGTCCATGGCCGTTTCGGCGACGTCGTCGCGCTCGCCCTCGGCCTGGGAGGGCGTCGTGTACTCGGGAGTCGGATGGTCGGCCCGTGGGACCTCGGCGTGCTCGCGCTCGCCCTCGGCCTGCGACGGGGTGTGGTGGCTCACGCTCATCGTGTCGTCCCTCCTGCGCACGGGACGGGTCGGTCGGCCCTCCTCGGGGCGGGGAGGGACCCGGCACCGTCGAGCGCAGGACCGGGTACCCCTTCGCCCTGACGGCGACACGACGCCGTCCGCATACATCGCCGCCGCACAGCGGGTACCCGCCCGGGGGCAGCAGGGCAGCAGGGCAGCAGGGCAGCAGGGCAGCAGGGCAGCGGCATCCGCGGCGGAAGGACGGGCGGTGCGTGAGCGCCCATACTGGCTCTACGGGCGCATACGGGCGCGTCTGCTCGCCCGTGCCCCGCCGCCGTTCCGGACCGGCGGCCACCGGAAAGTCCCAAGTGAGGTTTCCTCCGTAAGGCCCGGCAACTCGGGCCCGACGCCACGACGGCGTGTTGCCACCGCTCCAAGACCCCGCTCGCGGTCCCGCCGACGAACGAGCCGTCCTGGACCGCCCCGTGGGTCCCGCCCGCCTCCTTCGAACGGGAGCTCCGGATGACGATCAACCAGCACCCGTCGCCTGTCCCGGCCGCCTCGTCGGATCTGCGGATCGGCCTGCTCGGCTCGTACGGCGGGTGCAACATCGGCGACGAAGCGATTCTGATGTGTGTACTGAGCTGTCTGCGCGCCCATCGGCCGCAGGCCCGGCTCGTCGTCTTCAGCCGGAACGCCGACCACACCCGCACCCATCAGTGGGATGCCGACGAGGTGGCCGACTGGGAGGGCGTACCGCAAAAACCCGTCCTCGACGCCCTCGCCGGACTGGATCTGCTGGTGCTGGGCGGCGGCGGGATCCTCTACGACGGGGAGGCGCGGCGCTATCTGCGGCTGGTGAGGGCGGCGCACGAGCGCGGTGTCCCCACGTTCGCCTACGCGGTCGGCGCGGGCCCGCTGCGCGATGCGGACGACCGGGATGCCGTGCGCACCGTGCTGCCGGAGATGACCGACGTCGTCGTACGTGACGAGGAGTCACGCCTCGTCCTGGAGGAGGTCGGCGTCGAGCGCGAGCTGACCGTCACCGCCGATCCGGCGCTGCTGCTCACACCGGAACCCTTCACCGAGCAGATGATGCGGCAGGAGGGACTCCCGCCGGACGCCCGGTTGGTCGGGATGTCCGTGCGCGAGCCCGGCCGGGCGGCGGAGAAGCTCGACGAGGAGGACTATCACGGGCTGCTCGCCGACGTCGCGGACTTCCTCGCCCGGCGCCTGGACGCCCACGTGGTCTTCGTGCCGATGGAACGCCAGGACGTCAGGCACGCCCACGGCGTGCTGTCCCGGATGAGCGCCCCGGACCAGGGCCGCATCCTGCACAACACCTACAGCCCCGGCGAGGTCCTCGGCTTCATGAGCCACCTGGACCTGGTCGTGGGCATGCGCCTGCACGTCGTGATCTTCGCCGCGCTCGCCGGCCTGCCGGTGCTGCCGCTGCCGTACTCCGGCAAGGTCTTCGACTTCGCCCGCCGTACGGGGGCGCCCGCGCTGGTGGGTGTGGCGCGGGAGCAGGCCGGACTGCTGCTCGCCGAGGTGGACCGGCTCTGGGACGAGTTCCCGCGGCGGCAGGAGGACATGAAGGCCCGGGTGCAGGGGCTGCGTGCGCTGGCCCGCGAGACCTGTGACCGCTGCGGGGCCCTGCTGGACTCCGTCGGCATCGACGGCGGCGCGCGCGCCGCAGCGCGGGCGCAGGGCGCCGACCTGATTCTGACCCCCGGCACGCGGCCGGCCGGCCTGAGGGACCACGGCGCGTGACGCCGGGTACCGCGGCGGGCCGTCGGCCGTAACGGAACGCGCCGTCCGCAACCGACCCAGTCGACGGGAGAAGCGATGCCGATCCTGGAACCGTCCCGCCCCGTCCGGACCGTCACCCTGCCACCGCGGGAGGCCCGCCACGGCGGCCGCACGGACGTCCTGGTCGTCGGCGGCGGCCCGGCCGGGACCGCCGCGGCCTATGCGGCGGCCGACGCCGGCGCCGACGTCGTGCTCGTGGAGCGCTACGGCTTCCTCGGCGGCAACGCCACCGTGGCGCTGGTCATGCCGCTGATGTCGTTCCACAACGAGCAGAAACAGGCCGTGTTCGACGAGAGCGGCCACCGCGGCAGGCTGCTGCCCTCCGACCACGGGGAGGGCGAACCGGTGGTGGCCGGCTTCCTTTGGCTCCTGCTCGACCGGCTCATCGCCCGCGGCGGCTGCGTCCCGCCGTCCCCCGACACCGGCTACACCGTGCCGTTCGACCCGGAGATCTACAAACTCGTCCTCCTCGACCTGCTCGACGAGGCGGGCGTGCGGATGCTGTTCCACTCCTTCGCCTCCACCGCGCTGCCCCTCGACGACGGCTGGCGGGTGGTGTTCGAGACCAAGTCCGGCCCGGTGGTGATCGACGCCGATGTCGTCGTCGACGGCACGGGGGACGGCGACATCGCCGCCGCCTGCGGGGCGCCGTACGAGATCGGGCGGCCGGAGGACGGGCTGGTGCAGCCGATGACGCTGATGTTCCGCGTCGTCGACTTCCTGCAGCCGCAGTTCTCCGAGTACGTCGGCGAGCATCCCGACCAGTGGCGGGGCGTGCACGGGCTGTGGGACCTGGTCCAGGAGGCCACCGAGGCGGGCGAACTGCGCCTGCCCCGCGAGGACATGCTGTTCTTCGGCACCCCGCACCCGCGCGAGGTCAGTGTCAACAGCACCCGGGTCACGCGGGCGCTCGGCACCGACGTGTGGGACCTCAGCCGCGCCGAGTACGTCGCGCGCCGCCAGATGGAACAGATCGACCGCTTCCTGCGCCGGCACGTGCCCGGCTTCAAGAGGTCGTACGTGGCACAGAGCGGCGTCCAGATCGGCGTACGGGAGACCCGCCGCGTCCTCGGCGACTACCACCTGACCGGCCATGACATCCTCGCGGCGCGCGCGTTCCCGGACGCCGTCGCGCACGGCGCCTACCCCGTCGACATCCACAACCCCAGGGGCAGCGGCACCGTCCTCAAGCGCGTCCCGCGCGGCCGCTACTACGACATCCCCCTGCGCTGTCTGCTGCCCAAGGACACCGACCGCCTGCTGGTCGCCGGGCGCTGTATCTCCGGCTCGCACGTGGCGCACTCGTCCTACCGCGTCATGCCCATCTCCATGGCGACCGGGCAGGCGGCCGGGGTCTGCGCCGCGCTGTCCGTACGGCTCGGCCGCAGTCCCCGCGACGTGCCCTACCACCTCGTCCAGCGCGCGCTGCGGCGCCAGGGCGCCCACCTGAACCTGGAACCCCGGGAACCCGCGCAGCAACACGGCTGACGCCCCCGGCACTTGACGCCCCGAGCGCTGGACGCCCCGAGCGCTGTCGCGGTGAGCGCGCCGCCTAGAGTGCGGGCATGACCTCGCAGCCCTACCTCTCCGAACTCTTCTCGCTGGACGACCGGGTCGCCGTGGTGACCGGCGGCAGTTCCGGCATCGGCCGCGCCATCGCCGAAGCCCTCGCACGCGCCGGAGCGAGCGTCGTCGTCGTGGCCCGCAAGGAGGCGGAACTGGCCGCGACCGTCGGCGAACTGGCGGCCCACGGCTGCCGAGCGGCCTGGGTGAGCGGAGACCTGAGCACGCGCGACGGTGTGCGCGCGGCGGCCGAGGAGGCGGTCGAGGCGTTCGGGGAGCCCGACATCCTCGTCAACTCCGCCGGGATCAACCTGCGGCCCCCGCTGGGCGAGTTGGGCGAGGACGTGTGGGACACCACCATGGCCGTGAACCTTGAGGCGCCCTTCCTGCTGGGGCAGCGGTTCGGGCCCGGCATGGCCGAACGTGGCTTCGGGCGGATCATCCACATCACCTCCCAGCAGGCGCACCGGGCGTTCGTCCAGAGCGGCGCCTACGGCGTCTCGAAGGGGGCGTTGGAGTCGCTGGCCCGTTCACAGGCCGAGGCATGGTCGCCCTACGGCGTCACCTGCAACACGCTCGTGCCGGGGTTCGTCATGACGCCCCTCAACGCACGCCTGTCGTCCGACCCCGAGAAGGTGGCGGCGCTCGCCGCGCGCACGATGGTCGGGCGCAACGGACTGGCTGAGGACTTCGCCGGCGCGGCGGTGTTCCTCGCGAGCCGCGCCTCCGCGTACGTCACCGGGCAGGCACTCTTCGTCGACGGCGGACTCTCCGTGCACTGAGCGCGGCCGCATGGACGAACCCGGCGCGTTCGAAGTTCCTCCCCCCGTCGCCCGTCCGTCACGCCGTGGCGTGGAAGGGGTGCAGGGTGTCCGCGACCTCGGTGTCGGAGACCTGGCCGAAGTCCTCGTACCACTCACCGACCGCGTGCAGGGACGGCGGCTGCACCAGGCACACGAGGTCGTCGCACTCGGGGCGCAGGGCGGCCGTCGTGCGTGGGCTGCCGACGGGGACCGCCAGGACCAGTCGGTCCGGACCGTGACGGCGCAGGAAGCGCAGTGCCGCCGTGACGGTCAGGCCGGTGGTCAGCCCGTCGTCGACGAGGACGACCGTGCGGCCGTGGACGGACGGGGTCGGACGGCGGCCGCGGTAGACGTACTCGCGGCGGTGCAGCTCGTTGCGTTCGCTCGCGACGACATCGCCGAGCCGGTCCTCGGACAGATGCATCATGGCCAGGCTCTGCCGGTCGTACAGCGGCGGATCGTCGGCGACGATCGCGCCGATCGCCGTCTCCGGACTGATCGGGGTGCTGATCTCGCGAGCGACCAGCACGTCCAGCGGCGCGTGCAGCGCACGGGCCACCTCCGCGGCGACGGGCACGCCGCCGCTCGGCAGGGCCAGCACGAGCAGATCGATCAGATCGCCGGAGTCGGCCCACTCGACCAGCCGCAGGGCGAGTTCCCGTCCGGCGTGGGTACGGTCGCGAAATGACACGGCGCTCCTCCCTCGAGGTCGGCGCAGCCCGCCGAGTTCCCGGCGTGGGGCAGGGCGAAACGAGGCACGGCCACCGGCGGCCCGGGGTGCCCGCGGGCCGGGCCGCCATCGCGTGTGGCCCGCGCCCGGAGGGGTACTGCGGCGCGCATGACTGGCATCGAACTCACGAGCTCCGCGTTCGAGGATCACGCGATGATCCCGCGTCGTCACGCCTTGGAGGGGCAGAACGTCTCTCCGCCCCTGACCTGGTCCGGAGTGCCCGACGAGGCGGTGGAGCTGGCCCTGCTGTGCGAGGACCCGGACGCGCCGTCGGGGACCTTCGTCCACTGGCTGGTGACCGGCATCGATCCGCACGCGGACGGGCTTCCCGCGGGCGAAACGACCCCGGGCAGTCACCCGCACAGGAACGGCTTCGGAGAATCAGGGTGGGGCGGTCCGCTGCCCCCGGTCGGCGACGACGCGCACCGGTACTACTTCCGCCTCTACGCCCTCCCGGCCCCCGTCTCCGTCCCGGACGCGGCCACGTCGGACCAGGCACACCAGGTCCTCGACCGGCAGCAGCTGGCCAGCGGAACACTCGTGGGCCTCTACCGACGCTGACGCCGCCCGCACCCGTCCGGCCGCGAGCCGTGCGACGGACCGGTCGGTCCGGCCGGTACGCCGGGCTGCGTTCGCGCCGCGCAGAGCGCATGGTGGTGGCATGAGCACGCGTCCCCCAGTGGTGGTGCAGCCGCCCGCGTCGGACGGCGGGCGTCAGGTGACGATCCGCGGTGAGCCGACCGGCATCGCGTACAGCCTGTTCGACGTGCTGGACCTGGTGCACCGTGCGGGCCTGCCCGGCGAGGACCGGGCCGTCGACGACCCCGAGCTGATCGAGTGGCTCGGCGGCGGACCGTACGACTGGAACGGCCCGGACACGCCCGGCACGCCGGATGCGCCCGACATGCCGGAACCCGGCACGCCGGATGCGCCCGACACGCCCGGTACGGCGAACGGGTGAACGCGGACGCCCCCCTCTTTCAGCGCGGACGCCACCCTCGGATGTCCGAGGTTCCCGTCGGAGCGCCGCTGACCTTGACTGGCAGCGGCAAGTCCGAACGGAACCACGACATCACGGGGACATACATGAACCGCAGGAAGAGCACCTTCGCAGCCGGCCTGGCCACCACCGTCTCGGCCCTGGCCCTCACCCTCGGCGGCATGGCCGCCCCCGCACAGGCCGCGGGGACCGTCGACTGTGACGGCTGGGTGCACAACAACAACCCGGACCACGGCATCGCGGGCTGCCAGAACAACACCGACCACCCCGTCACCTTCCGCGCCGAGATCGTCTGCGGCTGGGCCCCGGACGTCTCCGGCCAGTGGGTGACGCTGGCGCCGGGGCAGTACAGCGAGTCCTCGGGCGTCTGCGCCGTCTACAGCTCGGGCGTCGGCAGCGTGGGATGGACCATCCAGTAGCGGCTACCGGCCCGGTGCCCGGTCCGGGTCGGGACGGAACACCGGGTGGTAACTCTCCGGCGGCGCCAGATAGCTGACGGGCAGTCCGCCGGTGTCGATGACGATCTGGTCGACGGCGATGCCCGGGTCGACCATGAAGATCCGCAGGACGTGCTCACCGGGCTCGTCCACCGTCACCAGGGCGGTCAGCTTCTCGACGCCGTCCTCCACGTTGCGGGCCCAGGCGTCGCCCCGGTTGCCGGTGGCGACGGCCTGGCCCGCGAGGACGGTGGCCGGCCGGTCGTCGAGCGCGACGGCCAGCCGGCGGTGGCCACGCTCGTCGAGGGACGGCAGCCGCAAGACGGTGACCGGGAAGGTGCCGGCACCGCCGAAGCGCACCCGGTACCTCAACTCCGGCGCCTTCGTGGCGAAGTCGGCGGTGACCGGGGCCGCCGTCGACGGCACCGCCTCCAAGGCGCCCGTACGGCGGCCCAGCCCGCGCACCACACGCCAGTGCGCCCCGCCGCGCGCCACCCGCTGCTCGGTGTGCACGGCGTCGATCGAGACGTACCCGTGGGCCTCCACGAACCCCCGGGCCCGCCGGCGCGCCCGCTCACCGTCGTTGACCACCCGCAACGGCACCTCGACCCGCTGCCCCGCCCCACTGACGGTGACCGTGGCGTCGTACGTGCCCTTGGGCATCCGCGCCCAGTCGAGCTCCACCCACACCCGGGTCTGGTCGGTCAGAGAGCCGCCCGCAGAGCTCAGCAGCACCCAGGGACGGCTCGCCTCGGCCGACCAGTCGAGCGAGAGGAAGCCGGTGTTGAAGACGTCGAGGAAACGTCTGTCCCGGGTGTAGGAGGAGAAGGACAGGGCGCGCTCCGCCCCGGTCTCGTTCCCCTCGGCCGCCACACCGAGACCCGAGGTCTCCTGCCGGGCGACCCGGGTCACGGCCGGGCGGCCGGGTGCCTTCGGGATCTGCGAGGGATACGGGTTGACGATCCCGTCCCACTTCCCGCCCGCCACCTCGGTGTTGTACCGCTTGGTCAGCGCGGCCTCCTCGGCATGGGCCGCCTCGGCCAGGTCGGCGAAGAGGTTGGTCCCGGCCCCGCGTCCCTGCCGCACCGCGAGCGCGTTGCGGTCCGCCCAGTAGTACTTGAGGTTCATCAAGTACGCGCCGTGCACCGGGTATTCGACCAGTTCGAAGAAGGCGTCCCGGTACTGCGCGGGCACCTTGGCCCCCACCGCCCGTACCCGCGTGAGCAACTGCTCGTACGCGGCCATGCGGCGGCCCGCCTCGTCGCCGTGGTGGATCACGGAGAACACCCCACGGTCGATGAACTCCGGACGCCGCTCCGCCGCGAGCCGGTAGTACTCGCCGCGGATGGCGGCGATCTCCCGGCCGTACCGCCGGCCGAACTGCCGCCCGGCCCACTCGGCGAGGAAGTCCTCGACGTCGTCGGGGCCCCACCGGTCCACGTCCCAGGCCATGTCCATGGAGAAGGACAGGCCGGTCTCGATCGACTTGACGTCACCGACGTTGAAGATCCACATCCGGTCGACGCCGTGCTCGTACACCCGCCGCAACTCCTGCCACACCTTGGCGAGTTGGGTGGTGTCCAGCCACAGAT contains the following coding sequences:
- a CDS encoding polysaccharide pyruvyl transferase family protein, with amino-acid sequence MTINQHPSPVPAASSDLRIGLLGSYGGCNIGDEAILMCVLSCLRAHRPQARLVVFSRNADHTRTHQWDADEVADWEGVPQKPVLDALAGLDLLVLGGGGILYDGEARRYLRLVRAAHERGVPTFAYAVGAGPLRDADDRDAVRTVLPEMTDVVVRDEESRLVLEEVGVERELTVTADPALLLTPEPFTEQMMRQEGLPPDARLVGMSVREPGRAAEKLDEEDYHGLLADVADFLARRLDAHVVFVPMERQDVRHAHGVLSRMSAPDQGRILHNTYSPGEVLGFMSHLDLVVGMRLHVVIFAALAGLPVLPLPYSGKVFDFARRTGAPALVGVAREQAGLLLAEVDRLWDEFPRRQEDMKARVQGLRALARETCDRCGALLDSVGIDGGARAAARAQGADLILTPGTRPAGLRDHGA
- a CDS encoding phosphoribosyltransferase, with the protein product MSFRDRTHAGRELALRLVEWADSGDLIDLLVLALPSGGVPVAAEVARALHAPLDVLVAREISTPISPETAIGAIVADDPPLYDRQSLAMMHLSEDRLGDVVASERNELHRREYVYRGRRPTPSVHGRTVVLVDDGLTTGLTVTAALRFLRRHGPDRLVLAVPVGSPRTTAALRPECDDLVCLVQPPSLHAVGEWYEDFGQVSDTEVADTLHPFHATA
- a CDS encoding SDR family NAD(P)-dependent oxidoreductase; this encodes MTSQPYLSELFSLDDRVAVVTGGSSGIGRAIAEALARAGASVVVVARKEAELAATVGELAAHGCRAAWVSGDLSTRDGVRAAAEEAVEAFGEPDILVNSAGINLRPPLGELGEDVWDTTMAVNLEAPFLLGQRFGPGMAERGFGRIIHITSQQAHRAFVQSGAYGVSKGALESLARSQAEAWSPYGVTCNTLVPGFVMTPLNARLSSDPEKVAALAARTMVGRNGLAEDFAGAAVFLASRASAYVTGQALFVDGGLSVH
- a CDS encoding YbhB/YbcL family Raf kinase inhibitor-like protein, which gives rise to MTGIELTSSAFEDHAMIPRRHALEGQNVSPPLTWSGVPDEAVELALLCEDPDAPSGTFVHWLVTGIDPHADGLPAGETTPGSHPHRNGFGESGWGGPLPPVGDDAHRYYFRLYALPAPVSVPDAATSDQAHQVLDRQQLASGTLVGLYRR
- a CDS encoding metallophosphoesterase; the protein is MIRIAAVGDIHMGPESKGRLRPSFETLPDSADVLLLAGDLTRHGTPEEARVVAREVEGLAVPVVAVLGNHDHHADCPDEVAAVLRDAGVRVLEGQATVVGNGDARIGVAGTKGFGGGFVGRCAGEFGEPIMKEFVRYSRWRAETLREALLELRAQDCDVRIALTHFSPVPDTLAGEAPEIYPFLGSYLLAEAIDSAGADLAVHGHAHLGTEHGMTSGGVKVRNVAQPVIGRAFHVYHLAGPEPATASASGASGGHAG
- a CDS encoding glycosyl hydrolase 115 family protein — encoded protein: MAAAGAAPLLPGVLSTAAPARAASQRPDFPLVRGGAAVELYVDPADDPAVIRAAGDLQADIERVGGVRPKLSHTLPQTGAAGLVLVGTLGASPVLDRLAAQGRLDVSRVKGRWEASVTQVVERPLPGVERALVIAGSDRRGTVYGIYDTSERIGVSPWYWWADVPVPRRDSVTVPAGPLKRYEPSVRYRGIFINDEQNLTTWSHRTQEPDKNIGPETYKRVFELLLRLKANYLWPAMHPYSDFFNKHRENPELADRYGIVVGSSHPEALLRNGVHEWAPWAEEHLGADGSLPVYDYTVNPAVISDYWRARARQNASYESSWTIGMRGLHDSALETKYATTVPEKVAVMNDIIADQRRILAEEVGAAVEPQIFIPYKEVLELYNAGVQVPDDVTLIWPDDNHGNMRQVPNDAERGRAGGNGIYYHLSYWGRPKSYLWLDTTQLAKVWQELRRVYEHGVDRMWIFNVGDVKSIETGLSFSMDMAWDVDRWGPDDVEDFLAEWAGRQFGRRYGREIAAIRGEYYRLAAERRPEFIDRGVFSVIHHGDEAGRRMAAYEQLLTRVRAVGAKVPAQYRDAFFELVEYPVHGAYLMNLKYYWADRNALAVRQGRGAGTNLFADLAEAAHAEEAALTKRYNTEVAGGKWDGIVNPYPSQIPKAPGRPAVTRVARQETSGLGVAAEGNETGAERALSFSSYTRDRRFLDVFNTGFLSLDWSAEASRPWVLLSSAGGSLTDQTRVWVELDWARMPKGTYDATVTVSGAGQRVEVPLRVVNDGERARRRARGFVEAHGYVSIDAVHTEQRVARGGAHWRVVRGLGRRTGALEAVPSTAAPVTADFATKAPELRYRVRFGGAGTFPVTVLRLPSLDERGHRRLAVALDDRPATVLAGQAVATGNRGDAWARNVEDGVEKLTALVTVDEPGEHVLRIFMVDPGIAVDQIVIDTGGLPVSYLAPPESYHPVFRPDPDRAPGR
- a CDS encoding hemerythrin domain-containing protein; protein product: MGHGGDVIDELVTDHREVEEFFGRIEALPSGAKDRKLYADQATIELVRHSVAEEAYLYPAVREHLANGDALADKETDDHSRAEQIMKDLEACDAADPEFDRLIAMLMTEIRSHIADEEQNLFPQLRAACPQNMLDDLGDKVRQAKKLAPTRPHPSAPDKPPANKLLAPGVGLIDRLRDALTGRGKKG
- a CDS encoding FAD-dependent oxidoreductase, which produces MPILEPSRPVRTVTLPPREARHGGRTDVLVVGGGPAGTAAAYAAADAGADVVLVERYGFLGGNATVALVMPLMSFHNEQKQAVFDESGHRGRLLPSDHGEGEPVVAGFLWLLLDRLIARGGCVPPSPDTGYTVPFDPEIYKLVLLDLLDEAGVRMLFHSFASTALPLDDGWRVVFETKSGPVVIDADVVVDGTGDGDIAAACGAPYEIGRPEDGLVQPMTLMFRVVDFLQPQFSEYVGEHPDQWRGVHGLWDLVQEATEAGELRLPREDMLFFGTPHPREVSVNSTRVTRALGTDVWDLSRAEYVARRQMEQIDRFLRRHVPGFKRSYVAQSGVQIGVRETRRVLGDYHLTGHDILAARAFPDAVAHGAYPVDIHNPRGSGTVLKRVPRGRYYDIPLRCLLPKDTDRLLVAGRCISGSHVAHSSYRVMPISMATGQAAGVCAALSVRLGRSPRDVPYHLVQRALRRQGAHLNLEPREPAQQHG